Genomic DNA from Rana temporaria chromosome 1, aRanTem1.1, whole genome shotgun sequence:
TGGAGGGGAGACGAGGGGAGCGTGCAGCCGCGCCGCCCGCGCGGGGACAGTGACATCATCATGTCTGTGAGCTGTGACTGGCTCAGCAGGGAGCCAATCACCAGCTGTTTAATGCGGGCGTCGgtcgctccctccccctggccAAGTACGCCCCGTATGTAGCGCAAGTCCCACGCTATAGTAGGCCGCCGCGCCGGGGGCTAAATTTATAAGGGAGCCAGAAGGCGGCCGCGGAAGCTAATATAAATAAAAGGACGGATCGAACCGGCCCATAACCCGACCAGCCCACCGGGAATTATCCCGGTTCTCCCGATTAGCCAATCCGGGCCTGACAGGCACTCATCAAGGATGCCGACTATGCCCGCTTTTTCCATTCCCCTTTTCCATTCATAGAAGGTGTACTAAATTTTTCATGAAAAtcgctctatgaatggaggaggtgaacttCTCATTTATCAGCATGTCCTCCATTCTCATTCATGGAAGGTGTAATACGGCTTCTATGAATGAGGGGAAGAAAGGGCGGGCACAGTTTGCACTTGGCAGTCTTTATTAACCCCTGTAGCACCAGAAGATAACCACTGCGGGGTATGACAAAGGTGCAAAGGATTTAAGATTTTGACTATTACAGCCGgcaccagcacaagggacactttagattaaccacttacccaCCAGGCGAATTtcagcactcctctcctacatgtaaaaatcataatttttgctagaaaattactcagaacctctagagaataaaatggtcggtcattgcaacttttttagttacacagtatttgcacaacaatttttcgaacgcaatttttttggaaaaaaatatttcatgaataaaaaaaacagtaaagttagcccaatttgttttgtataatgtgaaagatgatgttacgccgagtaaatagacacctcacatgtcacgcttaaaaattgcgcacacagttacagaggcggtctagtgctagaattgttgctcctgCTTTAACATTCGCAGTGATGCcttacatatgtggtttgaacgttgtttacatatgcaggtgcGACCTACttgtgcgttcacttctgcgtgcgagACTGCGGGGATGCTTtaatctttatttcttttttattgttttatttctttttattttatgtttaacactttcccttaaaaaaataaaataaaattggatcACCAGAATGTCATGACGGCCAGCAGTCGGCAAGTGGGTAAATGAAGGTAacatcccttgtgctgattttttttttttttttacattttttcttaaaattatacttaaaggggttggaaaggtttgttttttcttttctaaataggttcctttaagcaagtacattgttggttcacatacattttacttcgatttcccttctaaaaaaaaaatttctttgaatttctcactttctgttcctcctcagtaagcttgccccccatcatccgacctgttctggctgggggttagtcagcgtgctcgccccctcccttgagactacatccctgcggggagacgctgtaaaCGTTCACAGCGCCTcccctcggatgatgggggcaagcttactgaggaggaacaggatgtgAGAATttcaaacaaggaaaaaaaacatttagaagggaaatggaaggaaaaggtaagtgaaccaacaatgcactagcttaaaggaacctatttagaaaataaaaaacaaacctttacaacccctttaagggaggctagttcacaccacattccagtgcttttttttttctgcatctaaAACAGGTTACATGATTTccatggcatagttcacaccagtgctttcaGTTCCAGTGTATTccggttccagaaaaaaaagcactggatCCCAgtacagtgggaaaaaaaatcatctgGAATACATCCGGAAACTCATCAAAATACAACAACaacgcactggaacacatcaAAAATGTGTTAAGAACGCACATACAGAAACGCATCCGGTATGGATAAGGAGgacatttttgtggtgtgaactgccAATAACACTGATAAAGCTAAAAAATTATGTTACTTTAGTAAATTATTGACATTACAGTATACAGTCTAcagaatttaaagcgggagttcacccgaattcttttttttaacattagattgatgctcattttgtcaaggggaatctggtagtttttttaaaaatgaagcagtacttaccgttttagagagcgatcttctctgccgcttccgggtatgggtcttcgggactgggcgttcctatttgattgacaggcttccgacgatcgcatacatcgcgtcacgagaagccgaacgtcggtgcggctctatacggcgcctgcgtaccaacgttcggctactttcggaaaatcgtgacgtgatagattcgaccgtcggaagcctgtcggaagcctgtcaatcaaataggaacgcccagtcccgaagaccatacccggaagtggcggagaagatcgctctctaaggccccgtactcatgaccaaacatgtctgctgaaactggtccgcggaccagtttcagcagacatgtttggccgtgtgtaggcccgagcggaccattttcgggcggatcggacaggtttccagcggacaactgtttcctggacttgctttaaaacagtccgctggaaacctctccgcccggacatgtacggtcgtctgtacagacctaccgtacatgtccggccgcccgccatccctcgcatgcgtcgaatgacttcgacgcatgcgtggaagcattttaaaggcaggccgcccacgtcgccgcgtcattgtcgcggcgacaccgcgtcatcgacgcggcgacaccgcggacacgccccgcgtattgtttacgcgcggacctctgttcgatggtgtgtacagccatcgaacagaagtccccgggcagacatgtccgatgaaaacggtccgcggaccggtttcatcggacatgtctgctcgtgagtacaaggcctcaaacggtaagtactgcttagatttaaaaaaaaactacccgattcccctagacaaaatgagcatgaatctaatgttaaaaattaacatttccgggtgaacctccactttaagctaacaATGATAAAGTTGGAGAAGAAGTATATTACTTGTAAACTGCCACATGACGGTAAATCCAAATGTGGGGAGTCCTGATGACTGTTGATATCCAACCAGACGTGATTCCAGAATGGTTTTATTAGTGGTGGATACAGCCGTCTGGTATTTCCCTACTATAAGCCCATTCTTGTCAACATATACAGTCATATTGGAGCCAAGGTCATTCTGCCACTGACCAGTCAGGTCACACTGTGCAAGACatagaataaaaaagagaaaatacagTAATCATACTATTGTTATGACTATATActaatgtaatacatttttgttggaAAAATACCAGTGTTGAACCACAACCAATTATATTTAACTggacaaaaaaaatgatattttgatTATAATAGAACTTTGATACCTAAATCCATTCCCATGCTGTTGCCTTACCTTTGCATGAATACAGAGACTTATGCTTAGCAGACCCAATGCTAAAACTAAATACATGTTCATCCACTTGTGCAGTCCAGTGCTGAGAGAGCTTAAGCTGCCTGTTCTGTCTAATATATAGTGACTTTGGGTGTGACTTtgcaacattgtagatacaacaATTTCCAAGTAAACAACATTACTTAGAAAAGTTACAGTTACTTCTAAATTTGGAAGCCTTCTTACCGTTTGCTCAGTTTCTATATGACTGGAATTGTTCAGCTTCAACCAAACATTTGTGCTGAGTGAATATGGTCCTTCTATTACATAATTATGGTAGATCtaggacaggggtgtcaaactcaatttcattgtgggccgcatcagcattatgattgccctcaaaagggccggtttcaTCTGTAaggttagatgtccagcgcatcccttcCCCTTACAtttgatgtcaagagccaccccaccattagAAGTTgaatcccccactctcccttacatcacagtgtgcCCCTCTTACCTTatactgctgggaagaagctggatgcattgcttgaaagcagaaagtcagagtctggagtaggaccagaggagggctggagctctactgcagctgcaggagaggtgcgagggccacattaaatggcctggagggccggattcggcccacgggacttgtgtttgacacctgtgatctaggAGATTGTACAAAGATTTCATGGTCATATTTTATAACCCATTTTTCCTGGATCTAATCAGAGTCCCTATTATGCGTACAATCTTATTTAAATCCAAGTTGCTAGATCTATTTTTTCATTTGAGACAGTTTTATAATGTATTTTGGACAGAAAAGTAATCCAGTTTAACAACCAGGTCTCAGTGCTCAAGTCAGAAAGCCAATAGGATGATGCTTTTATAGcaagcatcactaaatggcggaccgcgctCCAGGCTGAGTTACAATCCAGACAGGCATAGGCGTCTGCAGGTAGGGGAAAGGGGGGTCAAGTGCCCCCCCTGGAATTAGGGATCGGATCAGCACTGTTAAATTTAGCCCAGtggcgttgctatgggggtgcgggTAGCAGGGTGCCACCCGCCAGTGTGGTGACACCATCAAGGTGCAGTCAAGCCCCCCATCAGTGTAGTGTGACTGCGGGCTCTTTTCCCTGCTCAATCCAGCTGAGAACTCGGCAGTGCTTTGATAGGAGAAAGGCGAGCTGTGGGCTGTCAGAGGTTTCTCCCACTCGAACCCCTTCTCCTGTCAAGGAGAAGAAATGGCGGCTCTCACTAGGTTCCCCGCCCAGCTTCCTGACGCTTTGTTCCTTCCCATTAGCCATAACTGAGGGCCCCGCTGCCCAGcgtcaccagagagagccacgctgcccagtgccaccagagagaggaacacgctgcccagtgccaccagagagaggaacacgctgcccagcgccaccaacgagaaagccacgctgcccagtgccaccagagaaagACTGAGCCATTGCCAGGGTATAGACATGCTAGACTACTGATCAGAGTCGCTTCCGGGGAACCCAGAGTGAGTGATCGTCCAGCCGGAGAGATCACTGCTGTAGTTTTACTgtgtctggtaagagggcctgtcggccattatccattacttatTGTATGGactgtagtatatctgcagtctctgaccatgataATGTGATACTGACATTGTTGAAAAGGGGCGGCACAATTGGGTGAccctaaaatgatgcccccccctgaaaaaagcagGGAACCCCTGTTGACAGATGATGAtttattggttgttaaggataCAGCGGGcccactccttagcaaccagctatatacagtttgTTTAACCGCTTCCTGACCACCCGCCATCATTATAGTTGGCTGGATAGCACAAAccgccgtaggtgtacgtcggtCCGTGCATGTGATATAGCGGGCGCATGCCTTGCGCCGGGGCAGCCCACCCGCGGGTCCAGCGGACTCTATGCCAGTTGGTGACCTGCGATCGCAGTATATCAGATATATATTTCATggtgatctgctgttcctagtgaacGGGAACATCGATCTCTGTGGTGTTCTGGGAAgctcatcccccctacagttagaacacacccagggaacacagttaacctcttgattgcccctagtgttaaccccttccctgccagtgtaatttatacattgatcggtgcatttttatagcaccgatcaatataataatgtcactggtccccgaaaagtgtcatttggggtcagatttgtccgccgcaatgtcgcagtcctgctaaaaattgcagatcgccgccattaccagtaaaaacaataaacaaaagtccctaaatctatcccatagcttTTAGATGTGATAACTGttgtacaaaccaatcaatatatgccagttgcgggttttttttaccaaaaatatgtagaagaatatataccagcctaaactgatgaatacattttttttttccagatttttttcactggatatgtattatagcagaaagtaaaaaaataaatattttttcaaaattgtcactctttttttgtttatagcgcaaataataaaaaccgcagaggtgatcaaataccacccctcccgccgctctcccatgccctccgccacttaccggagctgtcggtagcagcagaggcgatcaggtccttctgctggctgggtatggagacgagtgaggggaagatggcccctacCCGTCTCTATAacatagcagggtggaagcagcgtcaaaacgtcacttccgcccatagctcttaaaaggggcattttcttatttttttctttcaaatgacaatttttttttattgcattttagtgtaaatatgagatctgatgtctttttgaccccagatctcatatttcagaggtcctgtcatgctttttttctattacaagggatgtttacattccttgaaataggaataaaagtgacacaatttgtttttgtaaaagaacagtgtaaaaaataaaaggtaaaataaataagaaaaaaaaatttttttaaatgcgccccgtcccgccgagctcacgtgcagaagcgaacgtatatgtgagcagcgcccacatatgaaaacggtgttcaaaccacacatgtgaggtatcaccacgatcagtagagcgagagcaataatgtaattcaaaacatgcaacctgtaggttttttaacgtcgcctatggagatttttaagggtaaaagtttgtcgccattccacgagcgggcgcaattttgaagcgtgacatgttgggtatcaatttacttggcgtaacattatctttcacaatataaaaaaatgggctaactttactgttgtcttattttataattcaaaaaagttttttttcccccccaaaaaagtgcgcttgtaagaccgctgcgcaaacacAATgttacataaagtattgcaacgaccgccattttattctctagggtgttagaaatatttataatgtttgggggttctaagtaattttctagcaaaaaaaaaatgtttttaacttgtaaacaacaaatctcagaaagaggctcggtccttaagtggttaaattgacagtgccgtatcgcaaaaaattgcctggtcaggaagtgggttaatccttccagggctgaagtggttaaaaagaaaaaaaaacttgaaatgcatgaaaactgcatgcaaaaacgcatcaaaaacacaggTTTGAAAATTCAAAACGTGCCTTAAAATCGCATCaactgcatatatgtgaacctagacttgctgtctagatcaccagatgaaaatagaagaaagaaagccttatAAAGTAAACTAATGCGGCCACTAAGATttggtaagctgaaatatgaCAAATGTTTGCTTTTGCGTTTAATACTGCTTTCAATTGTTTTGATGTTGGCCTCCTATAGAGGCCTGGGAGAGGAAGGGAGCAGCACTCTGGGCAGAACTGCTCTACTAGGAAGGGTAGAGCTGCTCAGAAAAAGATCCATGTGGTCATTTAGGCATATTTCTGATAAATGCGTAGCTCTTCTTTAACTGCCCATTTACACTGTTGAATTTTTTACACATAAAATTATGTGGTTTCccacgtggtaaggggcccgggaccggccccttactcggaactgtgatcacccgagtctcagtggaGCGTGCGAACCGGAGGACATCTATTGATGTCCTCCTGGCATTTGgggtctgcgctgtagccgtcattcggctatagcgtgggcgccaagtggttaaggtacaacTAAAGGCAGCCTATCAACTTTTAGTGAATCATTACCATGGCTCATGAAAATAACACAAATtaacaaatgtaataaaaaaaatgatgatgacTTCAGCATACACCTGTATTTACACATAAGAAAATATGACCTGACACACCCATACTGACAAGTCTCCATCCCTATGTATAACTACAGAAAAATGAGAAAGGAAaagtgggactttgagtgaggcttGACATAGAAaatgatcagtggcggctggtgctcaaaatttttgggggggcgcaaacaaaaaaaaattgcagcctcactgtgcccatcaaatgcagccactgtgccatcaattgtcaccactgtgccatgccatcaaacgcagccactgtaccatcaattgtcaccactgtgccatgccatcacatgcagccactgtgccatcaattgccaccactgtgccatgccaaacgcagccactgtgccatcaattatcaccactgtgccatgccatcaaatgcagtcactatgccatcaattcgcaccactgtgccatgccatcaaacgcagccactgtgccatcaattgtcaccactgtgcaatgccaaacgcagccactgtgcccctcaattgtcgccactgtgccaattgtcaccactgtgccctttaattgtcgccactgtgcccattgtttccactgtgcatgtcactgtgccctttaattgttgccactgtgcccattgtcgccgctgtgccctgtaaaatgcacttacctttctgcttccatgtccctcgatgtcctctcccaccctcgatgacgcttcagccaatcaggttaccgataactagaactggtgaacctgattggctgagacggccgtcagtcttatccaaggaacgcacccccgtacgttccgaggataagacatccgggagccgagggcggtactcggaaagcctatcagagccactggctctgataggcacttccgctatTCAGGTAGCCAGCgcccaatgtccggccatctgaatagaccagcggcagctggccacaataacatacctTCATGCAATGattgaatgtatgttattagactcagtggcgggcgagagccagagggggcggcgctgcagaacgacattcttaaagtcttaaagggcccgttttttttttaatgactacaggaggggggggggggggggggcggcgcccgggccgCCACTGCCAATGATGATACGTGAAATATAAATAGGATTCATAAGATTTATTTTCATAATCATGTTGGACAtact
This window encodes:
- the LOC120930330 gene encoding avidin-like, which gives rise to MNMYLVLALGLLSISLCIHAKCDLTGQWQNDLGSNMTVYVDKNGLIVGKYQTAVSTTNKTILESRLVGYQQSSGLPTFGFTVMWQFTNVITVFTGQCFRNETGQVLQTTWLLREESSDAKHNWMQTRVGFNVFYQIP